In one window of Bifidobacterium crudilactis DNA:
- a CDS encoding dipeptide ABC transporter ATP-binding protein translates to MTDGTATAAHQSSSDLVLNISGLRVSSGDKEIIHGIDITVRAGERLGLIGESGSGKSLTCLAAMGLLPQGLTATGSIELPSAGIDVLHADDQQMRTLRGSTMSMVFQEPMTALNPLMKVGRQVGEVVSIHRPKASGAEIGSRVDDMLTSVGLADVKRVSDSYPFQLSGGQRQRVMLAMAMINSPGLLLADEPTTALDVTVQKQVTELMSEQVRSSGSSLLFITHDLGVVAGLCNSVAIMRHGRIIERGALEEVFAHPRHPYTKALLAASKLEKDEHSNRLVTLADLERREHDDGMHGQEGQSAEGAVDGRLHGDSPAVIVEGPEPAAMAPHDVLPEEPHGTLVFNRYESSLAHPHEEAIQVSELVKSYKTRSLGSTRTFKAVNGISFDVHKGEKFGIVGESGCGKSTTLRMLSALDRATSGSIKIFGTEIVEQSARGNAWVHQKVQVVFQDPMGSLDPRMRIWQIVSEPLGKTPRKERLARAERILESVGLDAASAQRYPHQFSGGQRQRIAIARALITKPQVLIADEAVSALDVSVRAQVLNLLADLSESHAFTLVFVSHDLHVVRNQCDVVAVMRKGEIVECGPSEEIYKNPLHPYTKTLLEAMPNIGAEGE, encoded by the coding sequence ATGACGGACGGCACAGCAACGGCAGCACATCAGTCATCTTCCGACCTGGTGCTGAACATCTCCGGTCTCAGGGTGTCGTCCGGGGACAAGGAGATTATTCACGGCATCGACATCACCGTCAGAGCAGGGGAGCGGCTCGGTCTGATTGGTGAATCAGGTTCGGGGAAATCGCTCACGTGTCTGGCCGCCATGGGGCTGCTGCCCCAGGGGCTGACGGCAACGGGGAGCATCGAGCTGCCATCCGCGGGCATAGACGTGCTGCATGCTGACGACCAGCAGATGAGAACCTTGCGCGGTTCGACCATGTCCATGGTGTTTCAGGAGCCGATGACGGCATTGAATCCCCTGATGAAGGTCGGCAGACAGGTCGGCGAAGTGGTGAGCATTCACAGGCCCAAGGCTTCCGGTGCCGAAATCGGCAGCAGAGTCGACGACATGCTGACAAGCGTGGGCTTGGCTGACGTGAAACGCGTAAGCGACTCGTACCCATTCCAACTGTCCGGTGGTCAACGCCAGCGTGTGATGCTGGCCATGGCGATGATTAATTCGCCGGGACTGCTCCTGGCGGATGAGCCTACGACCGCCCTGGATGTGACCGTGCAGAAACAGGTGACGGAACTCATGTCCGAGCAGGTCCGGTCCTCGGGGTCATCGCTGTTGTTCATCACCCACGACCTGGGCGTGGTAGCGGGGCTGTGCAACTCGGTCGCCATCATGCGCCATGGTCGCATCATCGAGCGCGGCGCTCTCGAAGAGGTGTTCGCTCATCCCCGTCATCCCTACACCAAGGCCCTGCTCGCCGCATCGAAACTGGAGAAGGACGAGCATAGTAATCGATTGGTCACTCTGGCGGATTTGGAGAGGCGTGAGCATGACGACGGTATGCACGGCCAAGAAGGGCAGTCTGCCGAAGGTGCTGTGGACGGGAGATTGCACGGCGATTCGCCTGCCGTGATAGTCGAGGGTCCGGAGCCTGCTGCCATGGCACCGCACGATGTCCTGCCTGAGGAACCGCATGGCACGCTGGTGTTCAATCGTTATGAGTCGAGCCTGGCACATCCCCACGAGGAAGCGATACAGGTCAGCGAACTGGTCAAAAGCTATAAAACAAGAAGTCTTGGGTCGACCAGAACGTTCAAGGCGGTGAACGGCATTTCCTTCGATGTGCATAAAGGAGAAAAGTTCGGCATCGTGGGTGAGTCCGGATGCGGTAAATCGACCACGCTGAGGATGCTGTCCGCACTCGACCGGGCGACGTCGGGTTCCATCAAGATATTCGGCACCGAGATAGTCGAGCAGAGCGCACGCGGCAACGCCTGGGTGCACCAGAAGGTGCAGGTGGTCTTCCAGGACCCGATGGGCTCTCTCGACCCGAGGATGAGAATCTGGCAGATAGTATCCGAACCGTTGGGGAAGACCCCCAGGAAGGAGCGTCTGGCCCGTGCGGAGCGCATACTTGAATCCGTGGGTCTGGACGCGGCTTCGGCTCAGCGCTACCCCCACCAGTTCTCCGGCGGCCAGCGGCAGCGCATAGCCATTGCGAGGGCTTTGATTACGAAACCGCAGGTGCTTATCGCCGACGAGGCGGTTTCCGCGCTCGATGTTTCCGTCCGAGCTCAGGTGCTCAATCTGCTGGCTGATTTGTCCGAATCGCACGCCTTCACGTTGGTGTTCGTATCTCACGATTTGCATGTGGTGCGGAATCAGTGCGATGTGGTTGCCGTGATGCGCAAGGGCGAAATCGTCGAATGCGGTCCGAGCGAAGAGATATATAAGAATCCCCTGCACCCCTACACCAAAACCCTTCTCGAGGCGATGCCGAACATCGGCGCAGAGGGGGAGTGA
- a CDS encoding zinc-dependent alcohol dehydrogenase family protein, which produces MKALVLTGTKQFDIEDLPTPEIGPHDVLIDTAYAGVCGTDHDLYAGRPGSAAAVPPIVLGHENSGVVAAVGEQVTRVKPGDRVAVDPNIYCGQCEFCLTQRPELCDHLSAVGVTRNGGLAEQFSAPASVVYPLPDNVSLKSAAAVEPISCAVHAVDLLKLHPYQKALVIGDGFMGQLFVQVLQAYGVHEVDLAGIVDEKLKLNAERFHVVNTYNTLRESIPEGRYDVIVEAVGLPSTQAQAIAAANKGAQVLMFGVGPQEAVFEMNTYDIYKKQLTIQGSFINPLTFSDAIALLSSGKVDVDSLISHEFALEQVQDFLDGAITGVSKAVVRLAE; this is translated from the coding sequence ATGAAAGCCTTAGTGCTCACCGGAACGAAGCAGTTCGACATCGAAGATCTTCCCACGCCTGAAATCGGCCCTCATGATGTGCTGATAGATACGGCCTATGCAGGGGTGTGCGGCACCGATCACGACCTGTACGCGGGACGTCCCGGTTCGGCAGCTGCGGTCCCGCCAATCGTGTTGGGGCACGAGAACTCCGGTGTGGTCGCCGCCGTCGGCGAACAGGTCACGCGGGTGAAGCCCGGCGACAGGGTGGCGGTGGACCCGAATATCTATTGCGGTCAATGCGAGTTCTGTCTGACCCAGCGTCCTGAGCTGTGCGATCATCTCAGCGCGGTGGGCGTGACCCGCAACGGTGGCCTAGCCGAACAGTTCAGCGCGCCGGCAAGCGTGGTCTATCCTCTGCCGGACAACGTATCGTTGAAGTCGGCGGCCGCGGTCGAACCGATTTCCTGCGCTGTGCACGCCGTCGACCTGCTCAAGCTCCATCCTTATCAGAAAGCCCTGGTCATCGGTGACGGATTCATGGGGCAGCTCTTCGTGCAGGTGCTGCAGGCATATGGCGTTCATGAGGTCGATCTGGCCGGTATCGTCGATGAGAAGCTCAAGCTCAATGCCGAACGATTCCACGTCGTGAATACCTACAACACCTTGCGTGAAAGCATTCCCGAGGGCCGCTACGACGTTATCGTCGAGGCGGTCGGTCTGCCATCGACTCAGGCACAGGCCATCGCGGCTGCCAACAAGGGGGCACAGGTGCTGATGTTCGGGGTCGGTCCGCAGGAGGCCGTATTCGAGATGAACACCTATGACATCTACAAGAAGCAGCTGACCATACAGGGGTCCTTCATCAACCCTCTGACCTTCAGCGATGCCATTGCCCTGCTGTCAAGCGGCAAGGTGGATGTCGATTCCCTGATCAGCCACGAGTTCGCGCTGGAACAGGTGCAGGACTTCCTTGACGGCGCGATCACCGGGGTCTCCAAAGCGGTCGTCAGGCTTGCCGAATGA
- a CDS encoding isopeptide-forming domain-containing fimbrial protein, which produces MRLTFVDASKSVVLSKIPYIEQESGVGGEWVLKDLEGSSNLEFQTGLGWKLVDSTDDSGEVVASGRTNTDAATGVKGNMVVPCETLESGKDYVLSVWGQEDGSDTVGWSNRATKPITGTVTVNGAGCSLAIRNSPSYGIALTGQTSGTLSAYKIGDYNDEAFNHTGALKSVMLTTPAALKDTLKNAAEPAGATGVDVDNPMGWVASRWLGYPTDPSSDDVTSAFSPYAGRLQLFAQALRDAVKADGDALGEVAGQLNGLDAPVGNPVTLPLSGPGLYLIVDSSGASLPIIVGTKVFNDALGEDGGFVDFTDAGVKGKPRLGQAALKTTVTDIAKRIVNDAGMDGFDVGSEVEYEIALQVPDLTEFSVPYDAYEFRVEDTADSGLTLPDASGVKVLLDTSSPDTDVTGALPSSSVTVSGQMLTLTGLKTLFADDNGSSGVTNKLPAGSLIRIRYTAVLNKEHATYAVPTSGVVAANMNEAKLTRSHAGAVSEGWTDAGSGVESKMVKANAYSFRVELSKRDKDDLSTTLVGARFKVLRDGRPLDFVEVPAAGSGVYRLAVAGDTGVTQSVETVADGKLTVQGVEARELVFEEIAAPSGYFKVSDFTVDVRPIWDADATLVTELAYVTSGSNLAYVSEDGRQVMVLDPAWSLANLPYTGGIGILVLLIVGGLILAFAIRPYILSKRAERDANLV; this is translated from the coding sequence TTGCGGTTGACGTTTGTGGATGCGTCGAAGAGTGTGGTGTTGTCGAAGATCCCGTATATCGAGCAGGAGTCTGGTGTTGGTGGTGAGTGGGTGTTGAAGGATTTGGAGGGTTCTTCGAATCTGGAGTTTCAGACAGGTTTGGGGTGGAAGCTGGTGGACTCGACTGATGATTCAGGTGAGGTGGTGGCTTCGGGTCGGACGAATACGGATGCTGCGACCGGTGTGAAGGGCAATATGGTGGTGCCGTGCGAAACCTTGGAGTCAGGTAAGGATTACGTGTTGTCGGTGTGGGGTCAGGAGGATGGTTCGGATACGGTGGGCTGGTCGAATCGTGCGACCAAACCCATCACGGGTACGGTGACGGTGAACGGGGCTGGGTGCTCTCTGGCTATAAGGAATTCTCCGTCGTACGGTATTGCACTGACAGGCCAGACTTCGGGCACGCTGAGCGCGTACAAGATTGGTGACTACAATGACGAGGCGTTCAACCACACCGGTGCGTTGAAGAGCGTGATGTTGACAACTCCGGCCGCGTTGAAGGACACGCTTAAGAATGCGGCTGAGCCTGCTGGCGCTACGGGTGTGGATGTGGATAATCCGATGGGTTGGGTGGCGTCTCGGTGGTTGGGGTATCCGACTGACCCGTCGAGTGATGATGTGACTTCGGCGTTTAGTCCGTATGCGGGCAGGCTTCAATTGTTTGCTCAGGCGTTGCGGGATGCCGTCAAAGCGGATGGTGATGCTTTAGGTGAGGTCGCCGGTCAGTTGAATGGTTTGGACGCTCCTGTGGGTAATCCCGTGACCTTGCCGCTGTCTGGCCCGGGCTTGTATCTGATTGTGGATTCCAGTGGCGCGTCCCTGCCGATTATCGTGGGCACGAAGGTGTTCAACGATGCTCTCGGTGAGGATGGTGGTTTCGTAGATTTCACTGACGCCGGGGTTAAGGGCAAGCCGCGTTTGGGTCAGGCGGCGTTGAAGACCACGGTGACGGATATTGCGAAGCGGATAGTCAATGATGCGGGTATGGATGGCTTCGATGTGGGCTCCGAGGTGGAGTACGAGATAGCGTTGCAGGTGCCTGATTTGACCGAATTCTCCGTGCCCTATGACGCGTATGAGTTCAGGGTGGAGGACACGGCTGATAGCGGGTTGACGTTGCCTGACGCAAGTGGAGTGAAGGTGTTGCTGGATACGTCTTCGCCTGATACCGATGTGACGGGCGCGTTGCCGTCTTCGTCGGTCACGGTGTCGGGTCAGATGTTGACGCTTACAGGGTTGAAGACCCTGTTTGCGGATGATAACGGCTCGTCCGGCGTGACGAACAAGCTCCCTGCGGGTTCGTTGATACGCATCCGGTATACGGCGGTACTGAACAAGGAGCATGCCACGTACGCGGTGCCCACCAGTGGGGTGGTTGCGGCGAATATGAACGAGGCGAAGCTGACCCGTTCGCATGCGGGAGCCGTATCCGAGGGTTGGACTGATGCTGGTTCAGGTGTGGAGTCCAAGATGGTGAAGGCGAACGCATATTCCTTCCGTGTGGAGTTGTCGAAGCGCGATAAGGATGACTTGTCGACAACGCTTGTGGGTGCACGGTTCAAGGTGTTGCGCGATGGTCGGCCCTTGGACTTCGTGGAGGTGCCTGCTGCCGGTAGTGGCGTGTACCGTCTGGCGGTGGCTGGGGATACAGGTGTGACGCAGAGCGTGGAGACCGTTGCGGATGGCAAGCTCACCGTGCAGGGTGTCGAGGCGCGTGAGTTGGTCTTTGAGGAGATTGCGGCTCCGTCCGGCTATTTCAAGGTGTCGGATTTCACGGTGGATGTGCGTCCGATATGGGATGCGGATGCGACGCTGGTGACGGAGCTAGCGTATGTCACTTCGGGTTCGAATCTGGCGTATGTCAGCGAGGATGGCAGGCAGGTCATGGTGCTCGACCCGGCGTGGAGTCTGGCGAACCTGCCCTACACGGGCGGTATCGGCATCCTCGTCCTGCTCATCGTCGGCGGCCTGATACTCGCGTTCGCCATCCGCCCCTATATCCTCTCCAAGCGGGCCGAGCGCGACGCGAATCTGGTCTAG
- a CDS encoding ABC transporter permease, with protein MKKVLSRIGVFLITVAVASVAVFLLLSALPGDAAAIKLGTEASPQALEQMRHELGLDRPMYLRYLSWAGVMIRGDMGISANSGVSIAADVMQGLQVTLLLVVIAMVIALLIAFVFGTLAAVYRERALGTVISVISQIGVSIPAFLAGLILVIVFSVGLGLLPATGWASPDDPVQFLRHVALPALSLGLVQGAILSRYVRSAVLEVTTEDFMRTARAKGLSSSQALRRHGIRNALVPIMNIAGVETASVLIGAVVVERVFEIRGLGSLLVSSVENRDLPEVQAIVMVLVVMVLFVNLVVDLLSAAVDPRFGGER; from the coding sequence ATGAAGAAGGTATTATCTCGGATCGGGGTTTTCCTGATAACCGTTGCCGTGGCATCCGTCGCGGTATTTCTGCTGCTGTCCGCCCTTCCGGGGGACGCTGCGGCCATAAAGCTCGGGACGGAGGCATCCCCGCAGGCTTTGGAACAGATGCGTCATGAACTGGGACTGGATCGTCCCATGTATCTGCGCTATCTCTCTTGGGCTGGCGTCATGATTCGTGGGGATATGGGCATCTCCGCGAACTCTGGGGTGAGCATTGCGGCGGATGTCATGCAAGGGCTTCAGGTCACGCTGCTGTTGGTGGTCATCGCCATGGTCATCGCCCTGCTCATCGCCTTCGTTTTCGGCACTTTGGCGGCGGTGTACAGGGAGCGTGCACTCGGCACCGTCATCAGTGTCATCAGCCAGATCGGCGTTTCCATACCGGCGTTTCTGGCAGGGTTGATATTGGTGATTGTCTTTTCGGTCGGACTGGGTCTGCTGCCCGCGACCGGCTGGGCATCCCCTGACGATCCGGTACAGTTCCTTCGTCATGTGGCCCTGCCCGCGCTTTCCCTCGGTCTGGTGCAAGGTGCGATACTCAGCAGATATGTGAGATCGGCCGTTCTTGAAGTCACCACTGAGGATTTCATGCGCACGGCCCGGGCCAAGGGACTGAGCTCCTCGCAGGCATTGCGCAGACACGGCATCCGCAACGCACTGGTGCCAATCATGAATATAGCCGGTGTGGAAACCGCTTCGGTCCTTATCGGAGCCGTTGTCGTCGAGCGCGTGTTCGAAATTCGCGGGCTGGGCAGTCTGCTGGTGTCTTCCGTTGAAAACCGAGACCTGCCAGAAGTGCAGGCAATCGTGATGGTGCTGGTCGTGATGGTGCTGTTTGTCAATCTCGTGGTCGACCTGTTATCTGCCGCGGTGGATCCAAGGTTCGGAGGGGAACGATGA
- a CDS encoding ABC transporter permease gives MSVASVDASVGGRRKGEGEGVRLFGKRINAGMAIGGCMLLLVVLMAGISLVWTPYDPLNVVADKLLRPSGQHWLGTDRLGYDVMSVIMAGSRTTLTVGCIAVVVAALIGVPYGILCGMSASGMGRWLMRWNDVMQAFPPLLLAIVFTAALGQSSVTAAFALGLGASPAFARVTRSVTKQIMGREYVLASRAAGRGNLFIASRHVLPNIRGTIIVQLSVNFAVAVLAEAGLSYLGLGTPAPQPSWGRLLRDSSAVIYSNWLLVLIPGIAIAWTVLAFNLLGDGLRDYLDPRLEGQS, from the coding sequence ATGAGTGTCGCAAGTGTAGATGCCTCGGTTGGGGGACGCCGAAAGGGCGAGGGCGAGGGCGTGCGGCTGTTCGGCAAGCGCATCAACGCCGGCATGGCGATAGGTGGATGCATGCTGCTGCTGGTCGTGCTGATGGCCGGTATTTCGCTTGTCTGGACGCCCTACGATCCGCTGAACGTGGTCGCCGACAAACTGTTGAGGCCTAGCGGACAGCATTGGTTGGGAACGGACAGGCTCGGATACGATGTCATGTCCGTAATCATGGCGGGGTCGAGAACCACCTTGACGGTCGGGTGCATCGCAGTCGTCGTGGCTGCGCTGATAGGAGTCCCCTACGGCATTCTGTGTGGAATGTCCGCCAGTGGCATGGGCAGGTGGCTGATGCGTTGGAATGACGTCATGCAGGCTTTCCCTCCATTGCTGTTGGCCATCGTGTTTACCGCAGCGCTGGGGCAGAGTTCCGTTACGGCGGCCTTTGCGCTCGGATTGGGCGCGTCACCTGCCTTTGCGCGAGTGACGCGAAGCGTGACCAAACAAATCATGGGCAGGGAATATGTTCTGGCTTCACGTGCGGCCGGGAGGGGGAACCTTTTCATAGCTTCCAGACATGTTCTGCCGAACATTCGAGGAACCATCATCGTCCAGCTGTCCGTCAACTTCGCGGTTGCCGTGCTGGCTGAGGCGGGACTCTCGTATCTCGGTTTGGGAACTCCGGCACCACAGCCATCATGGGGACGTCTGCTGAGGGATTCCTCCGCAGTGATTTATTCGAATTGGCTTTTGGTGCTTATCCCTGGAATCGCCATCGCATGGACGGTTCTGGCGTTCAATCTACTGGGTGATGGATTACGGGACTACCTGGATCCACGTTTGGAGGGGCAATCATGA
- a CDS encoding VOC family protein: MTAYTTDVQHVGLPTSDLDGTIDFYTKTIGFELAGVFRNGDDRCAFLRYGHITIETWEVEESAMGDGAWNHMALDCTDIDAAFSNAKALGLDFKDTEVQSIPSFWDNGIRYFNIYGPNREIIEFCQIM, from the coding sequence ATGACCGCATATACTACGGATGTTCAGCATGTGGGCCTGCCCACAAGCGACCTTGATGGGACCATCGACTTTTATACCAAGACCATCGGTTTCGAACTCGCCGGAGTCTTCAGGAACGGCGATGACCGCTGCGCTTTTCTGCGCTACGGACACATCACGATAGAAACGTGGGAGGTGGAGGAATCCGCCATGGGCGACGGGGCATGGAATCACATGGCTCTGGACTGCACCGATATCGATGCGGCCTTCAGCAACGCAAAGGCGCTGGGTCTGGATTTCAAAGACACCGAGGTCCAGTCGATTCCCTCGTTCTGGGACAATGGCATACGGTATTTCAACATCTACGGCCCGAACCGGGAAATCATCGAATTCTGCCAGATTATGTGA
- a CDS encoding aminotransferase class I/II-fold pyridoxal phosphate-dependent enzyme: protein MGTQHDDCALDTILEALPKSGATITSNTIKTTLIELLERQSLQTNQRMPTVRILSSRLGVSYGMISTIYHQLGVAGYLMMRGRRGTFVLSRNNDWTNLRQPSSNSEDGTVLQDLSLGTPDISLLPGINRFLIMQGQRTAYIGSYDESSILSPLAELFRSNWPYPVQALTVVSGAMDGIERVLRICEAEGSVILLENPTYPPIIHLVQQCGATAVGIEMDEFGVTPSSLESAIDDCHAQHRRISAIILQPRAQNPTGTTTTPERLHRLADVIMEHYPNGGEQRRPLIIEDDHSGSISTAMAMSMGAFIPDETVRIQSFSKTHGPDLRLAALSGPETIVESLIRERKLGVGWVSKLLQELLYMMLADSRTNAQILRARREYESRRSMLRDALHREGIDLSEGDGLNMWLPVHDEDAAFDYLLAKGIKVRRGSDFIVGRDSYGRDGSEGVPEHIRITIAGIKAEQIAQTAPLLQEAAEQ from the coding sequence ATGGGAACACAACATGATGACTGTGCGCTCGATACCATTCTCGAAGCCTTGCCCAAGTCCGGTGCGACCATCACTTCGAATACCATCAAGACCACGCTTATCGAACTGCTCGAACGTCAATCCCTGCAGACCAATCAGCGCATGCCGACCGTCCGCATCCTGTCATCCAGACTGGGCGTCAGCTACGGCATGATTTCGACCATCTACCATCAGCTTGGGGTCGCGGGCTATCTTATGATGCGCGGGCGGCGAGGCACCTTCGTGCTGTCTCGAAACAACGATTGGACGAATCTCAGACAGCCGTCGTCGAATTCGGAAGACGGCACTGTTCTGCAGGACCTTTCCCTGGGCACACCGGATATTTCACTGTTGCCCGGAATCAACCGCTTTCTCATCATGCAAGGTCAGCGAACCGCATACATCGGCTCCTACGACGAATCGTCCATCCTGTCGCCGTTGGCCGAACTGTTTCGCAGCAATTGGCCGTATCCAGTGCAGGCCCTGACCGTGGTGTCGGGGGCGATGGACGGCATCGAACGAGTGCTGCGCATCTGCGAGGCCGAGGGCAGCGTTATCCTGCTGGAAAACCCGACGTACCCTCCCATCATCCACCTGGTGCAGCAGTGCGGCGCAACCGCAGTCGGCATCGAAATGGACGAATTCGGTGTCACCCCGAGCTCTCTGGAATCGGCGATCGACGACTGCCACGCACAACACCGGCGCATCAGTGCAATCATCCTGCAACCCAGAGCCCAGAACCCCACAGGAACCACGACAACGCCCGAAAGGCTCCACCGCCTTGCAGACGTCATCATGGAGCACTACCCGAATGGTGGCGAGCAGCGCAGGCCGCTGATCATCGAGGACGACCACAGCGGCAGCATCTCGACGGCGATGGCGATGAGCATGGGGGCGTTCATTCCGGACGAAACGGTTCGCATACAGAGCTTCTCGAAAACACATGGACCGGATCTCAGACTCGCTGCGCTTTCAGGGCCGGAGACCATAGTCGAGTCCTTGATACGCGAGCGCAAACTCGGTGTCGGCTGGGTGAGCAAACTGTTGCAGGAGCTGCTGTACATGATGCTTGCCGATTCCAGGACGAATGCGCAGATTCTGCGGGCACGCAGGGAGTATGAAAGCAGAAGGTCGATGCTCCGAGATGCGCTGCATCGCGAGGGTATCGACCTGTCTGAAGGCGATGGACTCAATATGTGGCTTCCGGTACACGACGAGGATGCAGCATTCGACTACCTTCTGGCCAAAGGCATCAAAGTGCGGCGTGGCTCGGATTTCATCGTCGGGCGCGACTCCTACGGCCGTGACGGCAGCGAAGGTGTGCCGGAACACATTCGCATCACCATAGCCGGCATCAAGGCCGAACAGATTGCTCAAACGGCCCCGCTTCTGCAAGAGGCCGCCGAGCAATGA
- a CDS encoding P1 family peptidase, with amino-acid sequence MQDIDITSVGGFAYANYTDDAGGTGATVFLFDHLSPAGVAIRGGGPASRETPLLAPVASSSGIHALMLSGGSAYGLDAAGGVMRFLEEQGTGLHIREACVPLVCQSCLFDLPVGDQHARPNAQNAYDACFQAKRSVFQNGNIGAGTGCSVGKYHGMEHAMKGGLGSYAVQVGQVKIGAVVAVNAMGDVYAAGSGTTLAGMLDDTNTAFESSFSSMIEDMESERHAPEGNTTIGAVFTNVRLDKSALTKVASMAHNGYARTIRPVHTSVDGDSIYAVSTGSVVADTDGVGTLAAYVMERAVEVAVLSAESAYGLPCAKDFVD; translated from the coding sequence ATGCAGGACATAGACATAACATCAGTGGGCGGATTCGCCTATGCGAACTACACCGATGACGCGGGAGGAACCGGTGCCACGGTGTTTCTTTTCGACCATCTCAGCCCGGCCGGGGTCGCCATACGAGGAGGAGGGCCCGCCAGCCGGGAGACCCCGCTGCTGGCACCAGTCGCCTCATCCTCCGGCATCCACGCGTTGATGCTTTCCGGTGGGTCTGCCTACGGGCTGGACGCGGCCGGAGGTGTCATGCGATTCCTCGAAGAGCAAGGCACAGGGCTGCACATCAGAGAGGCTTGCGTTCCTCTTGTCTGTCAATCCTGCCTCTTCGACCTGCCCGTCGGCGACCAGCACGCTCGCCCGAATGCCCAGAATGCTTACGATGCATGCTTCCAGGCCAAGCGGAGCGTATTCCAGAACGGCAATATCGGAGCCGGAACAGGGTGCTCGGTCGGCAAATACCATGGCATGGAGCACGCGATGAAGGGTGGTCTCGGGTCTTACGCTGTTCAGGTCGGTCAGGTGAAAATAGGTGCGGTCGTCGCCGTGAATGCGATGGGAGATGTGTACGCGGCAGGTTCAGGAACCACTCTCGCAGGCATGCTTGACGATACGAACACTGCATTCGAATCCTCGTTCTCATCCATGATTGAAGATATGGAGTCCGAACGGCACGCACCCGAGGGAAACACCACCATCGGCGCGGTGTTCACCAATGTGAGATTGGATAAGTCGGCGCTGACGAAAGTCGCTTCCATGGCGCATAACGGTTATGCGAGAACGATACGTCCTGTTCATACCAGCGTGGACGGCGATTCCATCTACGCCGTCTCAACCGGTTCCGTCGTTGCGGATACGGATGGCGTGGGCACGCTGGCAGCCTATGTCATGGAACGGGCCGTGGAAGTCGCTGTTCTCAGTGCCGAAAGCGCCTATGGACTTCCCTGTGCAAAGGATTTCGTCGACTAG
- a CDS encoding YesL family protein, with translation MRRFALGYEYFARIIMMVVMVNIAFIVHTVMGLLVWGFFPSLAASYSTYRAWILSVEDRSWTVRQTWSTFHRAWKSELRDANLFGWPQFVVWALLIWEYWFVQNNNLGTPGFAVSGVLLVVNVFYALFVLVSWAVRANFDERAWWTVRASFSMIIVRPLCSVVILFLLAVIVFAYYKWPGLMVAFGVSIPIFATMMTLYSWGRLPGMDVHDIEPMEKDQRHMRQSRHSHR, from the coding sequence ATGAGACGGTTCGCACTCGGGTATGAGTATTTTGCCCGTATTATCATGATGGTCGTGATGGTGAACATCGCCTTCATCGTGCACACGGTGATGGGGTTGCTGGTGTGGGGGTTCTTCCCTTCCCTCGCCGCGTCCTATTCGACCTACCGGGCTTGGATTCTGTCGGTTGAGGACAGGTCATGGACCGTTCGTCAGACCTGGTCGACCTTCCATCGGGCTTGGAAATCTGAACTGCGTGATGCGAATCTCTTCGGATGGCCCCAGTTCGTCGTCTGGGCGCTGCTGATTTGGGAATACTGGTTCGTCCAGAACAACAATCTCGGTACGCCCGGCTTCGCCGTCTCCGGGGTCTTGCTGGTCGTCAATGTCTTCTACGCGTTGTTCGTGCTGGTCAGTTGGGCTGTGCGCGCCAACTTCGACGAGCGTGCATGGTGGACGGTGCGTGCATCCTTTTCAATGATCATCGTCAGGCCGCTGTGCTCCGTGGTTATCCTGTTTCTGCTGGCCGTCATTGTCTTCGCATACTACAAGTGGCCTGGATTGATGGTTGCTTTCGGGGTCTCAATACCCATCTTTGCCACCATGATGACCCTGTATTCATGGGGAAGGCTTCCTGGCATGGACGTCCATGATATCGAACCGATGGAGAAAGACCAAAGGCATATGCGGCAAAGCCGCCATTCGCATCGTTGA